A single window of Nicotiana sylvestris chromosome 5, ASM39365v2, whole genome shotgun sequence DNA harbors:
- the LOC138869601 gene encoding uncharacterized protein, with the protein MEDRDVVLYLGPYTINIKPIIVKMWNADFDFNDEVLKTIPLWIQFPNLPLNCWEGDSLSRIGSTLGVPVYADTCTTKVERISYARILVELDITKSLPKQIMVDDPNGREFEQEVWYDWMPMYSNKCLQWGHVY; encoded by the coding sequence ATGGAGGATAGAGATGTTGTTCTTTATTTAGGGCCTTACACGATAAATATCAAACCAATTATTGTTAAAATGTGGAATGCTGACTTTGATTTTAATGATGAAGTATTGAAGACCATCCCACTATGGATTCAATTTCCAAATCTACCACTGAATTGCTGGGAGGGTGATTCATTGAGCAGAATTGGAAGCACATTGGGAGTTCCTGTATATGCTGATACTTGCACCACAAAGGTAGAACGTATATCCTATGCTAGAATTTTGGTCGAGCTGGACATCACAAAGTCACTTCCCAAACAGATCATGGTGGATGATCCTAATGGAAGGGAATTTGAACAGGAAGTATGGTATGATTGGATGCCTATGTACAGTAACAAATGCTTACAATGGGGGCATGTGTACTAG